One segment of Campylobacter hominis ATCC BAA-381 DNA contains the following:
- a CDS encoding phosphoethanolamine transferase domain-containing protein — protein MKISSLKFMLLFTFYLSAVNFIFFYKIYTIFQNNEKFYIIPLILTGFFISVIAVSLLFVKFLSKIIAVSVTVICGICGYFMYNYGSIIDSEMIKNIIQTDATEVKNLLSAKFFIWMFVLVIVPIFFILKSKISYFSFTKELKIRAVLIIVSLLIIGVNYAIFGKTFIPFFRENKTLRFYTLPFYPIYSAVKFTKKSFTAPRQFIDLGKDSLKDNNQNSLLIFVVGETQRSANYSLNGYTVNDTNFYTKKQ, from the coding sequence ATGAAAATATCATCTTTAAAATTTATGCTACTTTTTACATTTTATCTTTCAGCAGTAAATTTTATATTTTTTTATAAAATTTACACTATTTTTCAAAATAATGAAAAATTTTATATTATACCGCTAATTTTAACGGGCTTTTTTATCAGCGTTATAGCCGTATCGCTTTTGTTTGTAAAATTTCTATCTAAAATTATTGCTGTATCGGTTACCGTAATTTGCGGTATTTGCGGATATTTTATGTATAATTACGGCTCTATAATTGACAGCGAAATGATAAAAAATATAATCCAAACCGACGCAACGGAAGTTAAAAATTTATTAAGCGCCAAATTTTTCATCTGGATGTTTGTGCTTGTAATTGTGCCGATTTTTTTTATTTTAAAAAGCAAAATTTCATATTTTTCATTTACAAAAGAACTAAAAATCAGAGCCGTTTTGATAATCGTTTCACTTTTAATAATAGGCGTAAATTACGCGATATTCGGCAAAACATTTATTCCTTTTTTTCGCGAAAATAAAACTTTACGCTTTTATACATTACCGTTTTATCCGATTTATTCCGCTGTAAAATTTACAAAAAAATCATTTACCGCGCCGCGCCAATTTATAGATTTGGGAAAAGACAGTCTAAAAGATAACAACCAAAACTCGCTTCTTATCTTTGTAGTAGGCGAAACACAAAGAAGCGCCAACTATTCATTAAACGGCTACACTGTAAACGATACAAATTTTTACACAAAAAAACAATAA
- the rsmI gene encoding 16S rRNA (cytidine(1402)-2'-O)-methyltransferase, whose amino-acid sequence MLYFVPTPIGNLADISAHALEILSKCEIVICEDTRVGKSLFNLLSSRYDFKPKATNFYPLHTHNENEFFNIFKTEFLKEKICVYISDAGMPCISDPGIFLVKFAQKNDIKYEFLSGSNALLLAAAASGLIEKEFSFLGFLPSSGKEREIGIQNLMYQPYPCIIYESPKRILNLIEKIALLDENRKIFAIKEATKKFETKFFGSVKKVLNDIQQNVNLNGEWALVIDKSQNLSQEKITLQDIKNLQIPPKIKAKLISKITGEKSSEIYEKLVKIS is encoded by the coding sequence TTGCTCTATTTCGTCCCGACTCCGATTGGGAATTTAGCCGATATATCGGCTCATGCACTTGAAATTTTAAGCAAGTGCGAAATAGTGATTTGCGAAGATACAAGAGTTGGCAAATCTCTATTTAATCTTTTAAGTTCTCGTTATGATTTTAAACCGAAAGCGACAAACTTTTATCCGCTTCATACACACAATGAAAATGAATTTTTTAATATCTTCAAAACAGAATTTTTAAAAGAAAAAATCTGCGTTTATATAAGTGATGCCGGAATGCCATGTATAAGCGATCCGGGTATTTTTTTAGTAAAATTCGCTCAAAAAAACGATATAAAGTATGAATTTTTAAGCGGCTCGAATGCGCTTTTATTAGCGGCGGCGGCAAGCGGTTTGATTGAAAAAGAATTCAGCTTTTTAGGATTTTTACCAAGTTCCGGTAAAGAGCGTGAAATAGGTATTCAAAATTTAATGTATCAGCCTTATCCTTGTATAATTTATGAATCCCCGAAAAGAATTTTAAATTTAATTGAAAAAATAGCGCTTTTGGATGAAAATAGAAAAATTTTTGCCATAAAAGAAGCAACCAAAAAATTTGAAACAAAATTTTTCGGCAGCGTAAAAAAAGTATTAAATGACATACAACAAAATGTAAATTTAAACGGAGAATGGGCGCTAGTGATAGATAAATCACAAAATTTAAGTCAAGAAAAAATTACACTTCAAGATATAAAAAATCTTCAAATTCCTCCAAAAATCAAAGCAAAACTCATATCAAAAATCACAGGTGAGAAGTCATCCGAAATTTATGAAAAACTGGTTAAAATAAGTTAA
- a CDS encoding PhoX family protein — translation MTKTVSLVAASVCFAVAAELTDIEFNEVKVPLSDTEKRAINASDGVKISGKEYKIGYNIIMRSGDKVGDEIFGALYDINGKLITTKDGSPRISNDNDFSSLHTYGDKIFMISHFETRPAAMYITELNQDKTTGKLSPVNTKNIDFSKFGGLWVPCAGSVTPWGTHLGSEEYEPDARMIKENGEGGEYYNLMAEYFGGDLTKVNPYNYGWTPEVKIINEKGDVNVTKHYAMGRIAHELSYVMPDRKTVILSDDGTNTGLFMFIADKAGDLSSGVLYAAKWHQTDNQNGGSAKLEWISLGNANDNEIKKEIDKDIKFSDIFDMAEFKDDICPDGFTATKANVDSNQETAPECIKLKHGMEKIASRLESRRYAAIKGATTEFRKMEGITYNNDLNEIYIGMSEINKGMESFKSKGKDSLKYDVKGVDDIRLPHNTCGAVYRLTLKKDDKIGSNFVPDVMSGMIAGKYATTGDKLNTCDLNGLANPDNVTYINGTGTLIIGEDTGSGHQNDYIWSYDIQKDKLTRILTTPYGSETTSPYYYNNIGGFGYIIAVVQHPYGESDEDRLQNSSDARAYTGYIGPFPVITK, via the coding sequence ATGACAAAAACAGTTTCATTGGTTGCGGCGAGTGTTTGTTTTGCTGTTGCAGCTGAACTTACAGATATAGAATTTAACGAAGTAAAGGTTCCTCTCAGCGACACTGAAAAAAGAGCAATAAATGCAAGCGACGGCGTAAAGATTTCAGGAAAAGAATACAAAATCGGTTACAATATAATAATGCGTTCCGGAGATAAAGTAGGGGATGAAATATTTGGTGCTCTTTATGATATAAACGGCAAACTTATCACTACAAAAGACGGATCTCCTAGAATTTCAAACGACAATGATTTTTCATCGCTTCATACTTACGGTGATAAAATTTTTATGATTTCACATTTTGAAACAAGACCTGCTGCTATGTATATCACAGAACTAAATCAAGATAAAACTACCGGAAAATTAAGCCCGGTAAATACAAAAAATATTGATTTCAGTAAATTCGGCGGTCTTTGGGTTCCTTGCGCAGGATCCGTTACGCCTTGGGGAACTCATCTTGGAAGTGAAGAGTATGAGCCCGATGCAAGAATGATAAAAGAAAACGGCGAAGGCGGCGAATATTATAATTTGATGGCCGAATATTTCGGAGGAGATCTTACGAAAGTCAATCCTTATAATTACGGTTGGACGCCTGAAGTTAAAATTATCAACGAAAAAGGCGATGTTAATGTAACTAAACATTATGCAATGGGAAGAATCGCTCATGAATTAAGCTATGTAATGCCCGACAGAAAAACTGTTATTTTAAGTGATGACGGCACAAATACAGGGCTTTTTATGTTTATAGCCGATAAAGCAGGCGATCTAAGTTCGGGCGTGCTTTATGCCGCAAAATGGCATCAAACAGACAATCAAAATGGCGGAAGTGCAAAATTGGAATGGATAAGTTTAGGTAATGCTAATGATAATGAGATTAAAAAAGAGATTGATAAAGATATAAAATTCAGCGATATTTTCGATATGGCGGAATTTAAAGATGATATTTGTCCTGACGGATTTACAGCTACAAAAGCAAATGTGGATTCAAATCAAGAAACCGCACCGGAATGTATAAAATTAAAACACGGTATGGAAAAAATAGCTTCAAGACTTGAAAGCAGAAGATACGCCGCTATAAAAGGCGCTACAACTGAATTTCGTAAAATGGAAGGTATAACTTATAATAATGATTTAAATGAAATCTATATAGGAATGAGCGAGATAAATAAAGGTATGGAAAGTTTTAAATCAAAAGGAAAAGATAGCTTGAAATACGATGTAAAAGGTGTCGATGACATAAGACTTCCGCACAATACTTGCGGAGCGGTTTATAGACTTACTCTTAAAAAAGACGACAAAATCGGTTCAAATTTCGTTCCTGATGTGATGAGCGGTATGATTGCAGGAAAATATGCCACAACAGGCGACAAACTAAACACTTGTGATCTTAACGGTTTGGCAAATCCTGATAATGTGACATATATAAATGGCACAGGCACTTTGATAATAGGTGAAGATACCGGTTCTGGTCATCAAAACGATTATATCTGGTCCTACGATATACAAAAAGACAAATTAACAAGAATTTTAACTACTCCTTACGGAAGTGAAACAACGTCGCCGTATTATTACAACAATATAGGCGGGTTTGGTTATATTATTGCGGTAGTACAACATCCATACGGTGAAAGCGATGAAGACAGACTTCAAAACTCAAGTGATGCAAGGGCTTATACCGGATATATCGGACCGTTTCCGGTTATTACAAAATAA
- the rlmB gene encoding 23S rRNA (guanosine(2251)-2'-O)-methyltransferase RlmB, translating into MIIYGKQLFLHILDVHKQNFKEIYLAKEIDKSLFAKISRLGVKILKIDNKKAQALAHGGNHQGFLAKVDEFEFCEIADLKEAKFLVILWNLSDIGNIGAIVRSAYALGADAICVVSKNLQIEGVIRASSGAAYEIKIARIDDGAGLINELKQIGFQIFAATMDGEDIKTAKIGAKTALILGSEGEGIPQKIVTKCDHSVSIKMKHGWDSLNVSAAFAIICDRMING; encoded by the coding sequence ATGATTATTTATGGAAAACAGCTATTTTTACATATTTTGGACGTACATAAACAAAATTTTAAAGAAATTTATCTGGCAAAAGAGATTGATAAATCTTTGTTTGCCAAAATTTCACGTTTGGGCGTGAAAATTTTAAAAATAGACAACAAAAAAGCTCAAGCTTTAGCTCACGGCGGCAATCATCAAGGCTTTTTAGCAAAAGTTGATGAGTTTGAATTTTGCGAAATCGCAGATTTGAAAGAAGCGAAATTTTTAGTAATTTTGTGGAATTTAAGCGATATAGGAAACATCGGCGCGATCGTCAGAAGCGCTTATGCTTTAGGAGCTGATGCAATTTGCGTCGTTTCAAAAAATTTACAAATCGAAGGTGTTATAAGAGCAAGCAGCGGCGCAGCTTATGAAATAAAAATCGCTCGCATAGATGATGGTGCCGGTTTAATAAATGAATTAAAACAAATAGGCTTTCAAATTTTTGCCGCTACAATGGATGGTGAAGATATAAAAACAGCCAAAATAGGCGCAAAAACCGCTCTGATTTTAGGAAGCGAAGGCGAAGGAATTCCACAAAAAATAGTTACAAAATGCGATCATAGCGTAAGTATAAAAATGAAGCACGGCTGGGACAGCTTAAATGTAAGCGCCGCATTTGCCATAATTTGCGATAGGATGATAAATGGATAA
- a CDS encoding BCCT family transporter produces the protein MKFKKSYNPNVFYSSVSVLVFILFFVLFLPDFSLKYLKMTQEFLTAKFGWFYVLSMTIIFFSVLYLAFSRFGNIKLGPDHSVPEYSNISWFAMLFAAGMGIGLMFFGVSEPLMHFLSPPSGTSDQAVAAKEAMNITFFHWGFSAWACYGIVAVILAFFSYRHNLPLTLRSAFYPLVGDKIYSKFGDIIDVFAVLATLFGVITSLGYGVLQIGGGFEYIFGIESNKTTQIILIFAIMICVTISAVSGVNKGIKILSSINIILAFLLIIFIFLLGNTTGLLKALLENVGNYLTSFVGDTFNMYAYKKQNDNWLGGWTILYWTWWLSWSPFVGVFIAKISRGRTIREFVIGVLLVPSGFTFLWMSGFGNSAIDFVNSGFITLADMVNKDVSLALFIFLEKFPLSGILSLISVLMIILFFITSADSAAMVINMICSNGNDKTPVWQKLFWCIIIAIVAAVLLYMGGFDVLQTMTIISAFPLTLALLGSMHGLFKALNVDAQKKFTQSVANLPVIASNKSWQERLQVIIDTPNKYEAKDFLKDIVEPAFNEVSQIFKKNAFNYKITKSLNDTKIELEIDLADERNFVYGVRLIETNSPSYIMSDSYYRADVFLKEGGQDYDIIGWSKISVINDIIEQYRKHMHFLYKTR, from the coding sequence ATGAAATTTAAAAAATCTTACAATCCAAATGTTTTTTACAGCTCAGTTTCAGTTTTAGTTTTTATTCTATTTTTTGTATTATTTTTACCGGATTTCTCACTTAAATATCTTAAAATGACGCAGGAATTTTTGACTGCAAAATTCGGTTGGTTTTATGTTCTTAGTATGACGATTATATTTTTTTCGGTTTTATATTTGGCTTTTTCAAGGTTTGGAAATATTAAATTAGGACCAGATCATTCCGTGCCTGAGTATAGCAATATTTCATGGTTTGCCATGCTTTTTGCTGCAGGAATGGGAATAGGTCTTATGTTTTTCGGTGTCAGTGAACCTCTTATGCATTTTTTAAGTCCGCCAAGCGGCACAAGCGATCAGGCCGTTGCTGCAAAAGAGGCGATGAATATTACATTTTTTCATTGGGGATTTAGCGCGTGGGCGTGCTATGGAATAGTTGCCGTAATTTTAGCATTTTTTTCATATAGACATAATTTACCACTTACTTTAAGATCCGCTTTTTATCCTTTAGTAGGAGATAAAATTTACTCGAAATTTGGTGATATTATAGATGTTTTTGCTGTTTTAGCGACGCTTTTTGGAGTTATTACATCTCTTGGATACGGCGTGCTTCAAATAGGCGGAGGTTTTGAATATATTTTTGGAATAGAATCAAATAAAACTACGCAAATAATTCTTATTTTTGCGATTATGATTTGTGTGACAATTTCAGCAGTAAGCGGTGTAAATAAAGGTATAAAAATTTTAAGCAGTATAAATATAATCTTAGCTTTTTTATTGATTATTTTTATATTTTTACTTGGAAATACAACAGGGCTCTTAAAAGCTTTGCTTGAAAATGTTGGAAATTATTTGACATCATTTGTAGGCGACACTTTCAATATGTATGCTTACAAAAAGCAAAATGATAATTGGCTTGGCGGTTGGACAATACTTTATTGGACCTGGTGGCTGTCTTGGTCGCCTTTTGTAGGTGTTTTTATAGCTAAAATTTCACGCGGCAGGACAATTAGAGAATTTGTTATAGGCGTTTTGTTGGTTCCGTCAGGATTTACGTTTTTATGGATGAGCGGTTTCGGAAATAGCGCAATAGATTTTGTAAATTCCGGTTTTATAACTTTAGCAGATATGGTAAATAAAGATGTTTCATTGGCGCTTTTCATATTTTTGGAAAAATTTCCGCTTAGCGGAATTTTATCTTTGATATCAGTTTTAATGATAATTTTATTTTTTATTACATCCGCTGATAGTGCTGCTATGGTTATAAATATGATTTGTTCCAACGGTAATGATAAAACTCCCGTTTGGCAAAAACTTTTTTGGTGTATAATTATTGCTATTGTAGCTGCCGTTTTATTATATATGGGCGGATTTGACGTGCTTCAAACAATGACTATAATTTCAGCTTTTCCACTTACTTTGGCACTTCTTGGCTCTATGCACGGACTTTTTAAAGCGCTAAATGTTGATGCGCAGAAAAAGTTTACTCAAAGTGTTGCAAATTTACCTGTAATCGCAAGTAATAAATCTTGGCAGGAAAGACTTCAAGTTATAATTGATACTCCAAATAAATATGAAGCGAAAGATTTTTTAAAAGATATAGTAGAGCCTGCTTTTAATGAAGTTTCCCAAATTTTTAAGAAAAATGCGTTTAATTATAAAATAACAAAATCGTTAAACGACACAAAGATTGAACTCGAAATAGATTTGGCTGACGAAAGAAATTTCGTGTATGGCGTGAGATTGATTGAGACAAACTCGCCAAGCTATATAATGAGTGATAGTTATTATAGAGCGGACGTCTTCTTAAAAGAGGGCGGACAAGATTACGATATAATCGGTTGGAGTAAAATTTCAGTTATAAATGACATAATAGAGCAATATAGAAAACATATGCATTTTTTATACAAGACAAGATAA
- the rpmE gene encoding 50S ribosomal protein L31, whose translation MKKDIHPNYVECTVACACGNTFKTRSNKPEIKVDVCSKCHPFFTGSEKIVDSAGRVEKFNKKYGRK comes from the coding sequence ATGAAAAAAGATATTCATCCAAATTATGTAGAATGCACCGTTGCATGCGCTTGTGGCAATACTTTTAAAACCCGTTCTAACAAACCGGAAATTAAAGTTGATGTCTGCTCAAAATGCCATCCTTTTTTCACAGGTAGCGAAAAAATAGTAGATAGCGCAGGTAGAGTGGAAAAATTCAATAAAAAATACGGACGCAAATAA
- a CDS encoding phosphoethanolamine transferase → MVSFNNFYSCGTNTATSLPCMFSDLTRENFSSEEAKYRENLVQILLEAGVEIYWLDNNSGGCKGICDDLDENHTVNFKAQKMDRAIFKYAKQIKLKDAPTAIFLHIQGSHGPTYFKDYENAKFKPTCDTAELNDCTSEQIANTYDNSILYEDELQNDMIEYLKTFNKNKKIFFLFVSDHGESLGENGLYLHSMPYIIAPDFQKKVPALFWFNDTNTSKKFAAFKNEKFSHDNLFHTILGFFDVKSPAYNKNLDMFSQE, encoded by the coding sequence TTGGTCAGTTTTAATAATTTTTATTCATGCGGCACGAACACGGCGACTTCTCTTCCTTGCATGTTCAGCGATTTAACTCGCGAAAATTTCAGCAGTGAAGAAGCAAAATATAGAGAAAATTTGGTGCAAATTTTACTGGAAGCGGGCGTGGAAATTTATTGGCTTGATAATAACAGTGGCGGCTGCAAAGGAATTTGCGATGATTTGGATGAAAATCACACGGTAAATTTTAAAGCCCAAAAAATGGATAGAGCGATTTTTAAATACGCAAAACAAATAAAACTTAAAGATGCACCGACTGCGATATTTTTACATATTCAAGGAAGTCACGGACCTACATATTTTAAAGATTATGAAAACGCTAAATTTAAGCCTACTTGCGATACGGCCGAGCTAAACGATTGCACAAGCGAACAGATAGCAAATACTTACGATAACTCGATTTTATATGAAGATGAGCTTCAAAATGACATGATTGAATATCTGAAAACTTTTAATAAAAATAAAAAAATATTTTTTCTTTTTGTGAGCGATCACGGAGAAAGCCTTGGTGAAAACGGACTTTATTTGCATTCTATGCCTTATATTATTGCTCCTGATTTTCAAAAGAAAGTTCCTGCGCTTTTTTGGTTTAACGACACGAATACAAGCAAAAAATTCGCCGCTTTTAAAAACGAAAAATTTTCGCACGACAATCTGTTTCATACGATTTTAGGCTTTTTTGATGTAAAAAGTCCCGCTTATAATAAAAATTTAGATATGTTTTCACAAGAATAA